In one Brienomyrus brachyistius isolate T26 chromosome 5, BBRACH_0.4, whole genome shotgun sequence genomic region, the following are encoded:
- the dhrs7b gene encoding dehydrogenase/reductase SDR family member 7B: MMVRSPRRSVSKYWGMDKMFGSIAPVLLIGLGGLVLYRLIKRLRQKACMQDAVVVITGASSGLGKECARVFHAAGAKLILCGRNRNLLQELVEELGAVVDSKHKSDTSQTYTPSIVTFDLSKVEEVTQAAEEILKCHGYVDVLLNNAGISFRGNILNTHIDVHKEVMEINYFGPIALTQAILPSMVQRQRGQIVVISSIQGKISIPFRSAYAASKHATQAYFDCLRAEVEQYGIKVSVLSPGYIRTSLSLNAVTGNGSKYGVLDRNTSEGKDPREVAGAVLEATERRRKDAMMAGALPCLAVYIRTLWPSLFFRLMAARARKEHKAKDQ, from the exons ATGATGGTAAGGTCCCCCAG GAGGAGTGTATCTAAGTACTGGGGGATGGATAAGATGTTTGGAAGCATTGCCCCCGTGCTGCTGATTGGCTTAGGAGGGCTGGTGCTGTACCGACTAATTAAGAGGCTCCGGCAGAAGGCCTGCATGCAGGACGCGGTGGTGGTCATCACTGGTGCCAGCTCTGGCTTGGGCAAAG AGTGTGCCCGGGTCTTCCACGCCGCTGGGGCCAAGCTGATCCTCTGCGGTCGGAATCGGAATCTTCTGCAGGAGCTCGTCGAGGAGCTGGGCGCTGTGGTGGACAGCAAACATAAG TCTGACACTTCACAGACCTACACACCCAGCATCGTAACCTTTGACCTGTCAAAAGTCGAGGAGGTCACCCAGGCAGCAGAGGAAATACTGAAGTGTCACGGTTATGTGGACGTCCTCCTCAACAATGCTGGCATCAGTTTCCGTGGGAACATCCTAAACACGCACATCGATGTCCATAAGGAGGTCATGGAAATCAACTACTTCGGTCCTATAGCTCTGACCCAAG CCATTCTGCCTTCCATGGTTCAGAGACAGAGGGGTCAGATCGTGGTCATCAGCAGCATCCAGGGCAAGATCTCCATTCCCTTCAGATCTGCAT ATGCAGCCTCCAAGCATGCGACACAGGCCTACTTTGACTGTCTACGAGCAGAAGTGGAGCAGTATGGCATCAAGGTCTCGGTGCTGAGCCCGGGGTACATCAGAACCAGCCTCTCTCTGAACGCTGTCACAGGGAATGGCTCCAAGTACGGAG TGCTTGACAGGAACACATCAGAGGGCAAGGACCCGCGGGAGGTGGCCGGTGCGGTCCTGGAGGCGACGGAGCGCCGGCGGAAGGACGCGATGATGGCTGGAGCGCTACCCTGTCTAGCTGTGTACATCCGCACGCTCTGGCCATCGCTCTTCTTCAGACTCATGGCCGCCCGAGCCAGAAAGGAGCACAAGGCCAAAGACCAATAA
- the tmem11 gene encoding transmembrane protein 11, mitochondrial, which yields MAAFGRRRGVPANRERGTMASTDCYIVHEIYNGENAQDQFEYELEQALEAQYKYIVIEPTRIGDETARWISVGNCLHKTAVLSGLACLLAPLSLPVQYSRYVALPAGALTVACAALYGISWQFDPCCKYQVEYDSQKLSRLPLHTLTSSSPVVLVRRDDVHRKRLHNTIALATLAYCVKKIYELYIL from the exons ATGGCGGCGTTCGGAAGGAGGCGCGGTGTCCCAGCCAACAGGGAGAG GGGAACGATGGCCTCGACAGACTGCTACATTGTGCACGAGATTTACAACGGGGAGAACGCTCAGGACCAGTTTGAGTACGAGTTGGAGCAGGCCCTGGAAGCCCAATACAAGTACATAGTGATCGAGCCCACGCGCATCGGTGATGAGACAGCACGCTGGATCTCCGTGGGGAACTGCCTGCACAAGACGGCAGTGCTGTCGGGCCTGGCCTGCCTGCTGGCGCCCCTCTCCCTGCCGGTTCAGTATTCGCGCTATGTGGCACTGCCCGCCGGCGCACTCACTGTGGCCTGCGCCGCCCTCTATGGCATCTCCTGGCAGTTCGACCCCTGCTGCAAGTACCAAGTGGAGTACGACAGCCAAAAACTCTCGCGCCTGCCACTGCACACGCTCACCTCATCCTCGCCGGTGGTGCTGGTGAGGAGGGACGACGTGCACAGAAAGAGACTTCATAACACGATAGCACTGGCCACGCTGGCCTACTGTGTCAAGAAGATCTATGAACTTTACATTCTATGa
- the cramp1 gene encoding protein cramped-like isoform X2, with the protein MVKRKRIPPAPEQHKNGMTVNPGDGSGDEGVKDLSRKLEGCEEEESGEQGSEESNTKGAGDGIPDPAFAGPSEPPAVPSTSTPTLPGHNSNAPQQPSAPTAQSQDQHHFLRSSVRPPNKRLRKDAIASPANGHSGARGKAVENGAPVPVGCGQSGSPVGLAGGVSKAAPRNLGPSDKEEVGSSQKKARRQWESWSTEDKNSFFEGLYEHGKDFEAIQNNIALKYKKKGKPASMVKNKEQVRHFYYRTWHKISKYIDFSNVYSRVMKKSSRELYGLICYAELRKKVGGLMDDKNVAKLNELIQQGATTVRSKGRNLRIKAPMCRALKKLCDPEGVSDEEDQKPVRLPLKVPVELQPRSNHSWARVQSLAHNPRLRMVVELHRKVSSLIEFLKQKWAVQDQRLWKSLVEWEPLEGQQRSAWGMEEEELFLYPAESSTLTALPGVARVVHSKAFCTVHWLESGKCRPNAKDLPAAQILGIQAAPRGHGRQGRVGGGEVRRADGGGAAEGTDGLPADGPDEKNSLNLSQSVSSLPQSFLIPGQKERSAQPVLEGNSPLSSPGERLALRAVGGEDPDRQGPGPSPKEGTPTEGSSSPGKEPPSSLRDPCGEERTAGGALSPERQGAGAEVLPPPVPPGDVCTKDGPTSDEGAPELGRRGGGGRGAGKEEEVAGGAAPCSRPPEQIREEGWSSHSTEKVTLAELYLMLGKPGKLQLEYDWLPVSRQDGRPQPQPLPPPSMHRVLRCLLRLVTTEVNPKPAPELCSTATSPVKPTLEDQAFTPPGKTLTLGVRSPSCVRQQASIRAGPRNLPRPLLVAGASDADSSLFAIPTTLPPNSRHGKMFSPNKEAERALRQQLDSISQSDLFLPKPRKIRSRHKSLVVQRTLLPRTTGDTPQHVCSFSILSNSSVAVTGSFRPIQPSLPSASRSLIPSTSTQLSSTIDLAAKSAGIIPCSPAHEPAAPAPESLLLSPSPVATEPEGGLVHQPTADMVSEEVTLRSSPPLPPADADSLLSPPSVASLLDLSLPGPPEEVMSQGEPATQISDSIIELAINSHYGDGPSLSPAKLNGTDVSKSLPSPTGSPHRSWIASPTHDPQWYPSDSSDSSLGCLLSSLISPEKGRKMSLPVPSLLDSSSHDSFHARGLVDVAEVDSQLACMMSENSVDYITRFNDLAQELSLPPHGHGSTG; encoded by the exons ATGGTGAAGAGAAAGAGGATACCGCCTGCTCCCGAACAACACAAAAATGG GATGACCGTGAACCCCGGAGACGGCAGCGGGGACGAAGGGGTGAAGGATTTGAGCCGAAAGCTTGAAGGttgcgaggaggaggagagcggcGAGCAGGGGAGCGAGGAGAGCAATACAAAGGGAGCCGGCGATGGGATCCCCGATCCAGCATTTGCGGGTCCGTCCGAGCCGCCGGCGGTACCCTCCACCTCTACCCCAACTCTACCGGGACACAACTCTAACGCCCCGCAGCAGCCCTCCGCCCCGACCGCCCAGAGCCAGGACCAGCATCATTTCCTGAGGTCCAGCGTCCGACCTCCCAACAAAAGGCTGCGGAAGGATGCCATCGCCTCCCCCGCGAACGGGCACAGCGGTGCCCGGGGGAAAG CTGTGGAGAATGGGGCACCTGTGCCTGTGGGCTGTGGCCAGTCAGGATCCCCTGTGGGCCTGGCCGGCGGCGTCTCTAAGGCTGCCCCTCGGAACCTGGGGCCCAGTGACAAAGAGGAGGTGGGCAGCAGCCAGAAGAAGGCACGGCGGCAGTGGGAGTCCTGGAGCACGGAGGACAAAAACTCCTTCTTCGAAGGGCTTTATGAG CACGGGAAGGATTTCGAAGccattcagaacaacattgcactAAAGTACAAGAAGAAGGGAAAGCCAGCAAGTATGGTGaagaacaaggaacaggtgcgaCACTTCTACTACCGCACCTGGCACAAGATCTCCAAGTACATCGACTTCAGCAACG TCTACTCCCGGGTGATGAAGAAGTCGTCACGGGAGCTCTACGGCCTCATCTGCTATGCGGAGCTCAGGAAGAAGGTCGGCGGAC TGATGGACGACAAGAACGTCGCCAAGCTGAACGAGCTCATCCAGCAGGG GGCCACCACGGTGCGCTCCAAAGGTCGCAACCTGCGCATCAAGGCGCCCATGTGCCGCGCCCTGAAGAAGCTCTGCGATCCCGAAG GCGTGAGTGATGAGGAGGACCAGAAGCCAGTGCGGCTCCCCCTGAAGGTCCCTGTGGAGCTACAACCAAGGAGCAACCACTCCTGGGCACGAGTGCAGAGCCTAGCACATAACCCCAGACTGAG GATGGtggtggagctccacaggaaggTGTCCAGCCTCATCGAGTTTCTCAAGCAGAAGTGGGCTGTTCAGGACCAGCGCCTT TGGAAGAGCCTAGTGGAGTGGGAGCCGTTGGAGGGCCAGCAGCGCTCTGCGTGGGgcatggaggaggaggaactcTTCCTGTACCCGGCGGAGAGCAGCACGCTGACGGCGCTGCCCGGCGTCGCCCGCGTCGTTCACTCCAAAGCCTTCTGCACTGTGCACTGGCTGGAAAGTGGCAAGTGCCGCCCCAATGCCAAGGACCTGCCTGCCGCCCAGATCCTGGGCATCCAGGCGGCCCCCAGGGGCCACGGGCGGCAGGGCCGTGTTGGAGGAGGGGAGGTGCGGCGAGCAGACGGGGGGGGTGCGGCCGAAGGGACCGACGGTCTGCCTGCCGACGGGCCGGATGAAAAGAACTCTCTGAACCTCTCGCAGAGTGTCAGCTCCCTGCCCCAGTCCTTTCTCATCCCTGGACAGAAGGAGAGGAGTGCCCAGCCAGTGCTGGAGGGGAACTCCCCCCTGAGCAGTCCGGGGGAGAGGCTGGCGCTCAGGGCTGTGGGGGGTGAGGAtccagacaggcagggtcctggcCCATCGCCGAAGGAGGGCACTCCAACGGAAGGCAGCTCATCACCTGGGAAGGAGCcgcccagctctctcagggATCCTTGTGGGGAGGAgaggacagcagggggcgctctgtCTCCTGAGAGGCAGGGAGCCGGTGCAGAGGTCCTGCCTCCTCCAGTGCCGCCAGGGGACGTTTGCACTAAAGACGGCCCGACGTCAGATGAGGGCGCCCCCGAGTTGGGGCGCAGAGGCGGCGGTGGCAGGGGGGCCGGGAAGGAGGAAGAGGTGGCGGGGGGGGCTGCGCCGTGCAGCCGCCCCCCCGAGCAGATCCGTGAGGAGGGCTGGAGTTCCCACAGCACAGAGAAAGTGACACTAGCTGAGCTCTACCTCATGCTGGGCAAGCCAGGCAAACTGCAGCTGGAGTATGATTGGCTGCCCGTGTCCCGCCAGGATGGCCGGCCACAGCCccagcccctgcccccccccagcatgcaCCGTGTGCTGCGCTGCCTGCTGCGGCTCGTCACCACCGAGGTCAACCCCAAGCCG GCGCCCGAGCTGTGCTCCACCGCCACCTCCCCAGTGAAGCCCACCCTGGAGGATCAGGCTTTCACCCCCCCAGGGAAGACTCTCACACTGGGGGTCCGCAGCCCGAGCTGTGTCCGGCAACAGGCTTCTATCCGGGCGG GCCCACGAAACCttccacgccccctgctggtggcagGCGCCTCCGACGCAGACAGCAGCCTCTTCGCCATCCCCACCACGCTGCCCCCCAACAGTCGCCACGGCAAGATGTTCTCCCCCAACAAGGAGGCGGAGAGGGCACTGAGGCAGCAGCTGGACTCCATCAGT CAGTCTGACCTCTTTCTCCCCAAACCGCGCAAGATCAGGAGTCGGCACAAGTCACTGGTGGTGCAG AGGACGCTGCTCCCTCGGACGACAGGGGATACTCCGCAACATGTCTGCTCCTTCTCCATTCTCTCTAACTCATCTGTGGCAG TAACTGGTTCTTTCCGGCCGATCCAGCCGTCACTGCCTTCAGCTTCCCGCTCCCTGATTCCCAGTACGTCCACCCAGCTCTCCA GTACGATCGATCTGGCAGCCAAGTCGGCGGGAATCATCCCCTGCAGCCCTGCCCatgagcctgcagctccagccccAGAGAGCCTCCTGCTGTCCCCCAGTCCAGTGGCCACCGAGCCGGAGGGAGGCCTGGTTCACCAGCCCACAGCAGACATGGTATCTGAAGAG GTGACACTACGAAGCAGCCcgccgctgccccctgcagacGCAGACTCGCTACTGTCCCCCCCGAGTGTGGCGTCCCTGTTAGACCTGTCACTGCCGGGTCCGCCAGAGGAGGTGATGTCCCAGGGCGAGCCGGCCACGCAGATCAGCGATTCCATCATTGAGCTGGCTATCAACTCACACTACG GTGACGGACCTTCACTGTCCCCAGCTAAGCTGAATGGCACTGACGTCTCAAAGAGCCTCCCATCCCCCACGGGCAGCCCCCACCGCAGCTGGATCGCATCACCCACGCACGACCCGCAGTGGTACCCCAGTGACTCCAGTGACTCCTCGCTGGGCTGCCTGCTCT caagccTGATCTCCCCAGAGAAGGGCCGCAAGATGTCCCTGCCAGTGCCCAGCCTGCTGGACAGCAGCTCCCACGACTCCTTCCATGCCCGTGGCCTTGTTGACGTCGCAGAG GTGGACTCTCAGCTTGCCTGCATGATGAGTGAGAACAGCGTGGACTACATCACCCGCTTCAACGACTTGGCGCAGGAGttgtccctccccccccatgGTCACGGCAGCACGggctaa
- the cramp1 gene encoding protein cramped-like isoform X1, with the protein MVKRKRIPPAPEQHKNGMTVNPGDGSGDEGVKDLSRKLEGCEEEESGEQGSEESNTKGAGDGIPDPAFAGPSEPPAVPSTSTPTLPGHNSNAPQQPSAPTAQSQDQHHFLRSSVRPPNKRLRKDAIASPANGHSGARGKAVENGAPVPVGCGQSGSPVGLAGGVSKAAPRNLGPSDKEEVGSSQKKARRQWESWSTEDKNSFFEGLYEHGKDFEAIQNNIALKYKKKGKPASMVKNKEQVRHFYYRTWHKISKYIDFSNVYSRVMKKSSRELYGLICYAELRKKVGGLMDDKNVAKLNELIQQGATTVRSKGRNLRIKAPMCRALKKLCDPEGVSDEEDQKPVRLPLKVPVELQPRSNHSWARVQSLAHNPRLRMVVELHRKVSSLIEFLKQKWAVQDQRLWKSLVEWEPLEGQQRSAWGMEEEELFLYPAESSTLTALPGVARVVHSKAFCTVHWLESGKCRPNAKDLPAAQILGIQAAPRGHGRQGRVGGGEVRRADGGGAAEGTDGLPADGPDEKNSLNLSQSVSSLPQSFLIPGQKERSAQPVLEGNSPLSSPGERLALRAVGGEDPDRQGPGPSPKEGTPTEGSSSPGKEPPSSLRDPCGEERTAGGALSPERQGAGAEVLPPPVPPGDVCTKDGPTSDEGAPELGRRGGGGRGAGKEEEVAGGAAPCSRPPEQIREEGWSSHSTEKVTLAELYLMLGKPGKLQLEYDWLPVSRQDGRPQPQPLPPPSMHRVLRCLLRLVTTEVNPKPAPELCSTATSPVKPTLEDQAFTPPGKTLTLGVRSPSCVRQQASIRAGPRNLPRPLLVAGASDADSSLFAIPTTLPPNSRHGKMFSPNKEAERALRQQLDSISKQSDLFLPKPRKIRSRHKSLVVQRTLLPRTTGDTPQHVCSFSILSNSSVAVTGSFRPIQPSLPSASRSLIPSTSTQLSSTIDLAAKSAGIIPCSPAHEPAAPAPESLLLSPSPVATEPEGGLVHQPTADMVSEEVTLRSSPPLPPADADSLLSPPSVASLLDLSLPGPPEEVMSQGEPATQISDSIIELAINSHYGDGPSLSPAKLNGTDVSKSLPSPTGSPHRSWIASPTHDPQWYPSDSSDSSLGCLLSSLISPEKGRKMSLPVPSLLDSSSHDSFHARGLVDVAEVDSQLACMMSENSVDYITRFNDLAQELSLPPHGHGSTG; encoded by the exons ATGGTGAAGAGAAAGAGGATACCGCCTGCTCCCGAACAACACAAAAATGG GATGACCGTGAACCCCGGAGACGGCAGCGGGGACGAAGGGGTGAAGGATTTGAGCCGAAAGCTTGAAGGttgcgaggaggaggagagcggcGAGCAGGGGAGCGAGGAGAGCAATACAAAGGGAGCCGGCGATGGGATCCCCGATCCAGCATTTGCGGGTCCGTCCGAGCCGCCGGCGGTACCCTCCACCTCTACCCCAACTCTACCGGGACACAACTCTAACGCCCCGCAGCAGCCCTCCGCCCCGACCGCCCAGAGCCAGGACCAGCATCATTTCCTGAGGTCCAGCGTCCGACCTCCCAACAAAAGGCTGCGGAAGGATGCCATCGCCTCCCCCGCGAACGGGCACAGCGGTGCCCGGGGGAAAG CTGTGGAGAATGGGGCACCTGTGCCTGTGGGCTGTGGCCAGTCAGGATCCCCTGTGGGCCTGGCCGGCGGCGTCTCTAAGGCTGCCCCTCGGAACCTGGGGCCCAGTGACAAAGAGGAGGTGGGCAGCAGCCAGAAGAAGGCACGGCGGCAGTGGGAGTCCTGGAGCACGGAGGACAAAAACTCCTTCTTCGAAGGGCTTTATGAG CACGGGAAGGATTTCGAAGccattcagaacaacattgcactAAAGTACAAGAAGAAGGGAAAGCCAGCAAGTATGGTGaagaacaaggaacaggtgcgaCACTTCTACTACCGCACCTGGCACAAGATCTCCAAGTACATCGACTTCAGCAACG TCTACTCCCGGGTGATGAAGAAGTCGTCACGGGAGCTCTACGGCCTCATCTGCTATGCGGAGCTCAGGAAGAAGGTCGGCGGAC TGATGGACGACAAGAACGTCGCCAAGCTGAACGAGCTCATCCAGCAGGG GGCCACCACGGTGCGCTCCAAAGGTCGCAACCTGCGCATCAAGGCGCCCATGTGCCGCGCCCTGAAGAAGCTCTGCGATCCCGAAG GCGTGAGTGATGAGGAGGACCAGAAGCCAGTGCGGCTCCCCCTGAAGGTCCCTGTGGAGCTACAACCAAGGAGCAACCACTCCTGGGCACGAGTGCAGAGCCTAGCACATAACCCCAGACTGAG GATGGtggtggagctccacaggaaggTGTCCAGCCTCATCGAGTTTCTCAAGCAGAAGTGGGCTGTTCAGGACCAGCGCCTT TGGAAGAGCCTAGTGGAGTGGGAGCCGTTGGAGGGCCAGCAGCGCTCTGCGTGGGgcatggaggaggaggaactcTTCCTGTACCCGGCGGAGAGCAGCACGCTGACGGCGCTGCCCGGCGTCGCCCGCGTCGTTCACTCCAAAGCCTTCTGCACTGTGCACTGGCTGGAAAGTGGCAAGTGCCGCCCCAATGCCAAGGACCTGCCTGCCGCCCAGATCCTGGGCATCCAGGCGGCCCCCAGGGGCCACGGGCGGCAGGGCCGTGTTGGAGGAGGGGAGGTGCGGCGAGCAGACGGGGGGGGTGCGGCCGAAGGGACCGACGGTCTGCCTGCCGACGGGCCGGATGAAAAGAACTCTCTGAACCTCTCGCAGAGTGTCAGCTCCCTGCCCCAGTCCTTTCTCATCCCTGGACAGAAGGAGAGGAGTGCCCAGCCAGTGCTGGAGGGGAACTCCCCCCTGAGCAGTCCGGGGGAGAGGCTGGCGCTCAGGGCTGTGGGGGGTGAGGAtccagacaggcagggtcctggcCCATCGCCGAAGGAGGGCACTCCAACGGAAGGCAGCTCATCACCTGGGAAGGAGCcgcccagctctctcagggATCCTTGTGGGGAGGAgaggacagcagggggcgctctgtCTCCTGAGAGGCAGGGAGCCGGTGCAGAGGTCCTGCCTCCTCCAGTGCCGCCAGGGGACGTTTGCACTAAAGACGGCCCGACGTCAGATGAGGGCGCCCCCGAGTTGGGGCGCAGAGGCGGCGGTGGCAGGGGGGCCGGGAAGGAGGAAGAGGTGGCGGGGGGGGCTGCGCCGTGCAGCCGCCCCCCCGAGCAGATCCGTGAGGAGGGCTGGAGTTCCCACAGCACAGAGAAAGTGACACTAGCTGAGCTCTACCTCATGCTGGGCAAGCCAGGCAAACTGCAGCTGGAGTATGATTGGCTGCCCGTGTCCCGCCAGGATGGCCGGCCACAGCCccagcccctgcccccccccagcatgcaCCGTGTGCTGCGCTGCCTGCTGCGGCTCGTCACCACCGAGGTCAACCCCAAGCCG GCGCCCGAGCTGTGCTCCACCGCCACCTCCCCAGTGAAGCCCACCCTGGAGGATCAGGCTTTCACCCCCCCAGGGAAGACTCTCACACTGGGGGTCCGCAGCCCGAGCTGTGTCCGGCAACAGGCTTCTATCCGGGCGG GCCCACGAAACCttccacgccccctgctggtggcagGCGCCTCCGACGCAGACAGCAGCCTCTTCGCCATCCCCACCACGCTGCCCCCCAACAGTCGCCACGGCAAGATGTTCTCCCCCAACAAGGAGGCGGAGAGGGCACTGAGGCAGCAGCTGGACTCCATCAGT AAGCAGTCTGACCTCTTTCTCCCCAAACCGCGCAAGATCAGGAGTCGGCACAAGTCACTGGTGGTGCAG AGGACGCTGCTCCCTCGGACGACAGGGGATACTCCGCAACATGTCTGCTCCTTCTCCATTCTCTCTAACTCATCTGTGGCAG TAACTGGTTCTTTCCGGCCGATCCAGCCGTCACTGCCTTCAGCTTCCCGCTCCCTGATTCCCAGTACGTCCACCCAGCTCTCCA GTACGATCGATCTGGCAGCCAAGTCGGCGGGAATCATCCCCTGCAGCCCTGCCCatgagcctgcagctccagccccAGAGAGCCTCCTGCTGTCCCCCAGTCCAGTGGCCACCGAGCCGGAGGGAGGCCTGGTTCACCAGCCCACAGCAGACATGGTATCTGAAGAG GTGACACTACGAAGCAGCCcgccgctgccccctgcagacGCAGACTCGCTACTGTCCCCCCCGAGTGTGGCGTCCCTGTTAGACCTGTCACTGCCGGGTCCGCCAGAGGAGGTGATGTCCCAGGGCGAGCCGGCCACGCAGATCAGCGATTCCATCATTGAGCTGGCTATCAACTCACACTACG GTGACGGACCTTCACTGTCCCCAGCTAAGCTGAATGGCACTGACGTCTCAAAGAGCCTCCCATCCCCCACGGGCAGCCCCCACCGCAGCTGGATCGCATCACCCACGCACGACCCGCAGTGGTACCCCAGTGACTCCAGTGACTCCTCGCTGGGCTGCCTGCTCT caagccTGATCTCCCCAGAGAAGGGCCGCAAGATGTCCCTGCCAGTGCCCAGCCTGCTGGACAGCAGCTCCCACGACTCCTTCCATGCCCGTGGCCTTGTTGACGTCGCAGAG GTGGACTCTCAGCTTGCCTGCATGATGAGTGAGAACAGCGTGGACTACATCACCCGCTTCAACGACTTGGCGCAGGAGttgtccctccccccccatgGTCACGGCAGCACGggctaa